A DNA window from Nerophis lumbriciformis linkage group LG03, RoL_Nlum_v2.1, whole genome shotgun sequence contains the following coding sequences:
- the LOC133575067 gene encoding LOW QUALITY PROTEIN: serine/threonine-protein kinase SIK3 homolog (The sequence of the model RefSeq protein was modified relative to this genomic sequence to represent the inferred CDS: inserted 3 bases in 2 codons) — protein PSTGLSHPSRASVAAVYIANPVQTSTTRPPPARVGHYEIERTIGKGNFAVVKLATHIITKVKVSIKIVDKTQLDDENFKKIFREVQIMKLLKHPHIIRLYQVMETERMIYLVTEYXFDHLVAHGRMAEKDARKKFKQIVAAVPFSHCRNIVHRNLKAENLLLDHNLDIKIVDFGFSNLFSRGQLLKTWCGSPPYAAPELFEGKEYDGPKVDIWSXGVVLYVLVCGVLPFDGSTLQNLRARVLSGKFRIPFFMSTDCEYLIRHMLVLEPSRLLSMEQICKNKWMRQGDPDPDFDRLMAECEQVKTDRETELINEQVLIAMIEMGLDRERTIQSLQTDAYDHYRAIYSLLSDRLKKHKTLHYIWQILKQTKKVLTPPL, from the exons CCATCCACAGGGCTGAGCCACCCTAGTCGTGCAAGCGTGGCCGCCGTGTACATCGCCAATCCGGTCCAGACTTCGACCACCAGGCCCCCTCCTGCCCGAGTGGGCCACTACGAGATCGAACGAACCATCGGCAAGGGGAATTTTGCGGTCGTTAAACTGGCCACACACATCATTACTAAAGTAAAGGTGTCTATAAAAATTGTGGATAAGACCCAGCTGGACGATGAAAACTTCAAAAAAATCTTTAGGGAGGTGCAAATAATGAAGTTGCTGAAGCACCCCCACATCATCCGTCTATACCAGGTGATGGAGACAGAAAGGATGATCTATTTGGTAACGGAATA TTTTGACCACCTGGTTGCCCATGGACGTATGGCAGAAAAGGATGCCAGAAAGAAGTTCAAGCAGATTGTGGCAGCGGTTCCTTTTAGTCACTGCCGTAACATTGTCCACAGAAACCTGAAGGCCGAGAATCTTCTTCTAGATCACAATCTGGACATCAAAATAGTAGACTTTGGTTTCAGTAACCTGTTTTCTCGAGGCCAGCTGTTAAAAACCTGGTGTGGCAGCCCTCCCTATGCCGCACCAGAGTTATTTGAAGGCAAGGAGTATGATGGACCCAAAGTAGATATATGGA TTGGTGTGGTGTTATATGTGTTGGTGTGTGGCGTCCTTCCTTTTGACGGCAGTACTCTACAGAATTTGCGAGCACGTGTCCTAAGTGGAAAGTTCCGTATCCCCTTCTTTATGTCTACAGATTGTGAGTACTTGATCAGACACATGTTGGTGTTAGAGCCCAGCAGGTTGCTGAGCATGGAACAGATATGTAAGAACAAGTGGATGAGACAAGGAGACCCAGACCCTGATTTTGATAGGTTGATGGCAGAGTGTGAGCAGGTTAAGACTGACAGGGAAACCGAACTCATCAATGAACAGGTGCTGATAGCCATGATCGAGATGGGCCTGGACCGAGAACGCACCATACAGTCCCTACAAACAGATGCATATGATCACTACAGGGCCATCTACAGTTTGCTATCCGACCGTCTCAAGAAACACAAGACTCtacattatatatggcagattttaaaacaaacaaaaaagg TTCTAACACCTCCCCTGTAA